The sequence AACTCTTTGATCACACCTTTGATGATGCTTTCAATATAGGTGTCTCGTACTGCCGTTCTCAGTCCGATTTTTTGTTTAACGATTGGTAAAATCGTTGCAGAATTCATCACTCATCGCCTTCTACTTCTTCGATCAATGGTTCACCACGCTTATTTTCAGCTGACATGAGCTCTTCAATCCGTTCTTTTTTGGCCCGACCTTTCCGGGGGAATTTATCCCCCGACCGGTAAATGTGGTTCTCATCCTGCAGGTCAGTAAAATCTTTGATCACTTCATACTTTGCCATAATTCATCACCCTTTCTGTGGATTATGCTCCTTCAGGTACAACTTCATTTGCTTCATCAGGTGCAAAGGCTACGGATGTTGCTGGTGCAGTACCTTTGATATTCATTGCGACAAACCCGTTACCAGAAATTGAACGTCCGTCATATCGAGAAGTCGCTTTGTATACCGTATTATCTTCAATGAATTGAACGTGTTCAGATACTGCAAAAGTAGATCCGGAACGCTCAGCAAGGATATAGTGAGAACCGTAACCGCCGACAATATCTCCATCAGCCATAAACGGAAGGACCACGATCTCTCCACCGATAACAGGCATCGTGTTATTAAGGCTTGAAACGATGGCCCCTGCTGCATTAAACTCCACCATTAACGCCTGCAGCTCAGTATAAGTGTTTTCATTCATCGCCCAGAACTTTGCTCCATTCCCGTAATTCGCTTTGGCTTTTCCGCTGAAACGAACCAGATTTGCAAATAAAGTCTTGGCATCTGCTCCGGCTACTTGACCGATATTTGTTGTCGAAAGATTAACCCAAGGTTTTTCATTTTGACCCCAGTATGACGGCTCAGCTGTTTCAGCAAGACGTGTCACAATCCCAACAGGCATTTTTGCACCTGTCCCGTAAAGGATCGCTTTATCAATCGCAAGACCCATTGCTTGTCCAAGAGCATCAAGGATTTCATTCGCTAGGTCAAAATCAGTGTCCTCAAGTGTCGCATTGCAAACCGGAATATAACCGCCAACCTTATAACCATCCATTTGAATCTGATGGAATTTAAGATCAAGCTCATTTAATTTTGCACACGCTTCCGTCCACACTGCTTCAGGGATATCACCAACAATGTTTTGGCGCGCTTTTCCACTCAGTCGACGAAGGTTTACACGGTTAATCAATTTTGAATAACGGTGTAGGTTATCTCTGATTAAGCTCAGCACAATCTCCGGAATTCCAAGCTCAGCACCCTGGACATTACGCTTCTCCATTTGTTTCTCTGAAAGAATGTTCCCTTCTCGAATATCAACAAGGAATTTCTTCACCTCTTGACGTTCTACAAAATGAGTGGCAGCAGAACGCTCCATCCCTTTAAAAAATCCTTTGTTTACTTTCATTCCAATTGCCTCCCCTGATTGAGTTCTCGTTTGAATCTGAGTCCCAGCTGATCGCTGTTCGTCCTCTTTGTTTTTTGGAGCATTTTGATTCAGTTCTTCAAGCTCCTTTTCAAGCTCGTCAATTTCACCCTGAAGACGATTTTTTTCAGATTCATGATCTGTTTGATCTTTTTCAAAAGCCTCTGCCTCTTCTTCCACAGTGGCAACCTCTTCATCAGACTCTGCTTCTTCAATCGCCTGTTC comes from Jeotgalibacillus aurantiacus and encodes:
- a CDS encoding phage major capsid protein, translating into MALKQLMLNKKIDQRKKLLEDLRAKDEDFKTRSEQLEQAIEEAESDEEVATVEEEAEAFEKDQTDHESEKNRLQGEIDELEKELEELNQNAPKNKEDEQRSAGTQIQTRTQSGEAIGMKVNKGFFKGMERSAATHFVERQEVKKFLVDIREGNILSEKQMEKRNVQGAELGIPEIVLSLIRDNLHRYSKLINRVNLRRLSGKARQNIVGDIPEAVWTEACAKLNELDLKFHQIQMDGYKVGGYIPVCNATLEDTDFDLANEILDALGQAMGLAIDKAILYGTGAKMPVGIVTRLAETAEPSYWGQNEKPWVNLSTTNIGQVAGADAKTLFANLVRFSGKAKANYGNGAKFWAMNENTYTELQALMVEFNAAGAIVSSLNNTMPVIGGEIVVLPFMADGDIVGGYGSHYILAERSGSTFAVSEHVQFIEDNTVYKATSRYDGRSISGNGFVAMNIKGTAPATSVAFAPDEANEVVPEGA